AACTCTGAATAAATTAATACCAATTTGCATATTCTGGGATCCTTATAGCTTATTTACACAAATTACCATTTATTTCATAAATATCTGCCCAGGTACCCACGAGGCTCCCCccgccgtgctcgccctgcgcGGCGGCGGCTGCCGAGGCGGTTTGGTTTCCATCTTCTGTttcttatctctttttttttttttttcttttttaattactttttccttccccctccccttgcACAGATGAGGGTTTGGCCCCTCTCACCCCCCCCAccgaggcaggggctggggctgccccgtCCATCAGGTGTCTCAGCACCAGCTCATCACCCTCCTCCGAGCTGCCCAGTACCCGAAGCGGGGAATTgaaggggtcctgggggctccagggcctcggtggaGTGGGGGGAGCCGCTCCCAGCCCCGCAGACGAAGGGGTGGGCAAGCCCTGcgctccagctgctgcctcctggcTCCTCTGGGGTGGTGGGTCCGCTTGGTCTGTGAGGTCCgtccctctgctccagcaccctGCTCCCTGTCTGCTCCCACCCCTCGCTCcacaataaatatttatactgtGCTGTACAAAATACCAGTGCTTCTCGCCCTGCCAGGAGGGCTGGCTGCCCACCCCGCCGGTCACTTTGGGGACTCCCTGCCGGGTGACAGCTCCCGCTGGCTCTCCAGCCCGCTCACCAGTCTCTGGATGTTCTGCAGTTCATTGAGGGACTCCTTCAGGGAACCCTTGGGGGAGGCAGTGGGGCGCTGGCTGCCCCCCTTGTGCAGGGGCACCTCGGGCAGGGGACTGGATTCCCGGCTGCTGCCGGCCTTGGAGCCCTCGGAGCTGGGATTGAGGCTGGTGGGCAGGCCGGTGGTCAGCAGGTTGGTGCTGGGCGGGATGGTGACCGGGAGCTGGTAGGGGCTGAAGCGCAGGCGGGGCCGGCTGCTGCCCAGGAAGGGGTTGCGGGACAGAGGcccagcggcggccgcgctgGTGGCCGGCATGGCCGAGGCGGCTGCTGCGGCTGCTGCCATGTAGGTGTAGGGGTAGGGGAAGAGTCCGCCAAAGGTGGGCATCGGGATtccctgtggagagagaaagaggggtcagagctgtgctggtgctTTGCTGCATcccccctcctgcctgccctcccAGCTACGTTCCTTCAAGAAAGCCGGCAAATCTGGAACAGCCAGTGTCATCCTAGAAACAGAGCGTGGGGATATCCACGTGTAacaggctgagggaggtggTAGAGCCCCATTCCCCCCATCCCGACCCAGGCTGGTGACACCGAGCACGAACCCCTCTCTGAGATAtaccctgtcccctccctgcacgCTGCATGTCCTTGCCTGTGCAGCATCACAGCCCCTTAACCACATTAAAACACATTGTTAAGCAGAATCGATAAATTAAGGGAGTTCAAAGACATCTTTATGTATTTcatcagaggggatgggaaAGGCAACACCAGCACAGGCATTGTGGGGGCTGTTTCAGAGCTGACAGGAagacagggagctgctggatgggGACAGCCAGGTTAGGCAGGGCCACAGCTCCTGACTCTGCCCTGGACTGTGGAGGAGCCATAGCAGCTGCAAAATAATCAAGATTCCTCCTCAAATCAACCCTGAAGCCACCTTCAAAATGTCCCCCACATTCTGCCTGTGCCACATCTGATAACATGTCAGGGGTGTGTCACTCCCTTGTCCCCATGGACTGCAGAGGGCCTGGGGGAGGCTGAGGACACCaacagctccttccctgcaatGGGGCCACCCTGCATGTCCccacactgggggtgacactggccAGGCCTGAGCTGCATCCCCAAAGTGCTCTGCTCACTCAGGGAGCTTTTTGGGAAGAAACGAAGAGGAGATTCCAGGGCCCAACTGGGCAGCAGGGATAGGGACGGGGATGCGGGGCTGGCGCAGGGCCTTACCTGAGAGGCCAACATATGCTGGGAAAGGTGGAAAGGGAAGGGGGTGGCCGTCCCTGCTGCGCCCGGGGCGGACGAGAGGGCTCCATTCTCCAGGCTGCCCCCACCGGTCACAGAGGCCAGCAAGTGTCCCATGCCCATGGCAGAGAAGGCGCCGGGGGCCATGGCGAACTGTCCCGGGTGGATGAAGAGGGGCTGCCCAGCGCCCAGCGGGCTGAAGAACTGCTGCCCGTGGAGGCCGGAGagagccaggctctgcaggTGCCCGGCACTCAGGTGCGGGGGACTGTCCGTGTGCACCATCAGCGGGGCGAAGGCCTCCTTGCCCAGCCCGCCGCCCTCCGTGTCCTTCTTGCCCGGGTCCGTCTCTTTCCTCCGTCCTTCCACCTTGTCCTTCTCCAGACCCCGTGTGCCGAACAGGCCCTCGCCAGGACCCTCCCGGGGGGATGCACCATCCTTGGCTTTCTCTGGGCTGTGCCTCTCCTTGCTCCGTTCCTCCAGGCACCGGGGGCTGCCACGGGGCGTCCCGTCCTCCCCGCTGGGGCTGGCTGCTGCCACTGGCCGGTCCTCAGGCACCTTCTCCACCTCCGCGTCGCTGTCAGCCCCTGGCTTCTCCTCTGCAAGGGGATGGAGGGGCAGAGGGTCAGAGCAGAAGCACCCAGgggaggcaaggaaggggtCACTTGCAAGAGCCTTGGTGTCAGGGAGAGGTGGTGATGGCGAAGCCGTATTGTTATTAATGGGAGAGACTCATTTTGGGGGCAGAAATGTGCCCTCATGCTATGGTCGCTCTGGGGAAAGGGGATTAACAACAGCAAGTCCTGTGGCTGTGCTAAACAGGAAAAACATGCTTGATGGAGAACCAGAATCTATTACAGCATCACTCTTGTTAGCTGCAAACTCCGAGCAGGCTGCAGAGCGGGGATGAGGAGAGCAGGCAGCGGACAGCGCGGGAGGAAATGGTCCTGCGTATATTTAATTACATGGAGCTGATCACCAATGTGCCGTGGATTTATTCCAAATGTTCAGGTTGAGACAGGTTAAAGAGGCAGTTTTAAGGCAGGGAGTAtcgtacagacttcccaaaaacgggtttcaatttaaaaaaccccattgaGCTCtcagaggaggaagggggatGTGAGGCGAGGGGCTGGCAAGGGAGAGGGGAGCCGAGCCCCTGCTGGAACGGCTGCACTAAACGAGAAAAGCCTTTTGGTGCGGGTGAGGTGAAGCTCTGCAGGCTGGGGCAAATATTCGGAGAAGCCTTTGAAAGTGGAGAGGGGTGTAATAAACCCTCCCTCCAGCTCGGGGTGGGGGGTTGCAGTTTTGATAAAGGTTTGCAGGGAATCAAGTTGGTGGAAAGTTTAAAGAGCAGATTGATAGTGCGGCAAGACAAAACCCAGCATCGAACAACTGCAATGTAGGAGctgctggtttattttcatttaccaGCTTGAAGCACTGGAGTTacaaaattttttcctctttcaaatgtattaattttttcttttctcttttttctctttttttgggggaagtGTGAGATTCCCATGGAAGGCAGGGCACGCACCAGTGAGGAGCCAGGCTAACGTGGCAAGCACATGGGCTGTTTTGCCATTTCTTCTTGTATCATATAAATACAAGATGTCAGGTGTATAGAGGATCAAATATATATTCAagataaaatatataaagagaaaaatatttcaaccCGTGAATGCCATTTGAGTTTGCTGTTTTTGTCCTTTTAACCCTTGTGCTTCCCTGTGCGCATCCCCGTCTTTATTTTCCCCGCTGTTTTGCCTCACTACCCCCAGGAAATCAGCACGCAGCAGCCCTGAGGGAGCAGAACCGCGACTgtctggggacatttggggacatttggggaccgCGACTCCTGCGTTACCTCTGCCGCTGCCCTTGAGGcgcagggggctggggagggcaccCACGGGAGAGTGGAGGGCATCGCGCACGGCCGAGGGCTCGCAGGAGGAGGCGTCTGACTCGCCGCCGTCACGGTCGGGCTTGCAGGGCTCCTCGTACATCCGCAGGGACGGCAGGGACAGCTGCTTCCTGCGGGCGAGAGGCAGCGTCGGGCGCCGGCCGTCCCCCCGCGGGCACGGAGCCGGGGGAACAGGCGCACCCCTTACCTCTTCTCCCGCCGGCCATTGCCCGTGTCCCGAAAGCCCTTGGCGAAGGGGTTGTTATCGATTTTCAGCTGGGTAATCTGTGAGGGcggagaaggagagagagggcAGCGTGAAGCCCTGGCCGCTCTCCCCGGCAGCCGTCGGGGAGCCCGGGGTACGCGGCGCAGGCTGCGGAACCCGCGTTAACACACCGCATGCTTTATTAAAAATGATGCTGAGGTTTGGGCTTGAATTATTAATAGCGTCTTAATGATAGGAAGTTATTTTTCACGGCCCCCCGGAGGGAAGATGGCGACTGAGCTGCGCGGCGCTGGTTAAAAGCTATTCTTATCCCTCCCTGCCACGGGCTGCTGGGGCCGGCGACATCAGGGCGCTCAATAATGCATGGCTCTGAAACACGGCCCCGAGAGGGGTGCTGGAAAAGGCCCggctgcccggccccgccgcgacCCCCGGCCCGAGCATCCCCCGGCCCGAGCATCCCCCGCCCGACGGGgcccacggccggcggccgccccGCGCAGCTTGCGGCGGGCGAGCAGACAAAGTGCTCTTTAATCGATTGTGACTCTTCGCCATAAACTTTACGAGGGAAACAAGCCCACCAGGACCCTCAGACAGAGCTGTCAATTAGCATCAGCAGCCAGGGTTGGAGGTGGGGGTCACCTTTTGGGTTAAAACACACACACTACTCTTGGAAGGGGATGGCAGAGGCTCTCTGCTCCCCATTGTGCTCTCCTGGCTCTGCCTGCTCACAGGGTGACACTTGCTAAATCACGAAAGCAACTAAAATTAGCTTATCTGGCTCTATTTTTTGGCTCCTCCAGAGCCCTGGGCACCTTCTCGGGTGAGGCTGCCCAGGCCTGGTGCTGCTCTCCACAGCCTGGGCCTGCAGCAAAGACTTCCACGGCCCAGAAAGGTGCAACAAACTCCATGAGGGAATTATTAATAGTAATAATAGAAATACTGACAATAGCATTGATACTAATACTAAAAATAGCAATAATCATACAAGCAGTATGAGGGTGCATCCTACTCTGAGGGCTTGAGGTTTAACCTTTCTCCTGTTGCTGCCTTTTGGCCGCTCTGCCCTGAAATATCCTCACCaacacgcacacacacaaaaatccccTGATACTGGGTAGGGGATGGAACAGGGGtgatgggacagggacagcgagagggcagggagaggcacaGGGGCTGCCTGGCCATACCTTGTCATTCTGGTAGGCAGTGACGGCGATGAAGTCGGTCTCGGGGAACACGTAGGTGCGGAAGGTGCTGTAGGGCAGCTTGAGGATGTCGTTGGCCCGGACTATGTGGAACCTGGGCTGGTACTTGTGCATGGAATTCAGGATGGTCTGGGTGGGCGAGAGAGCACAGCCCGCGGCTGCCGTCAGCCCCACACCCTGCGGGACACACGCATCCAGCTCcctccctaaaaaaaacccttttctccCGAAAACAACCGAAAAAAGTGCACCCCACAAATTCACTGGCAGATGCCAGAGAggaggatttcttttttctgttgttgatGCCATTGCAGGATCTGTCCCCAAAGAAGGAGGTCAGGGAACGCAGGCACAACAGCATCTTTGCGGGTGTTAAGCACGGCAATAAAGCAGCAAAAGGGATCTCCCTGTTTTATTACAGCCCTGCAAACGCGAGGCGACTTTTTGACAAGTTTCTCACCGCTTTTCATATTTCCgtccttaaaaataaattactatccctcaccaccacaaaaaaaatactgttaaaaGGCTCTGGGTTAGTGTCGGGGgcggcaggagccggtgccagCCCCAACCAGAGCCTGCGACCTGAAAGGAGCGTTTCACCACGAGCCATAGCAAATTTATGTCTCGGAGCAACGTTGCAGAAGgaacagccttttttttttttttttttttttccaaccagGTGTCTGAAAGCCTCGCCAACACTCAAAGCCGTTCTCTACCCTCTCGTTTTATTTTTTGAGTTtggtttgttggctttttttataAAACCCGAATTCCCCGCGATTTGGCTGAGGATTTTTGGAAGCGGCTGAACACCCCAAGCCGCGCCCCTTGCCCCTCGCTGCCTGTTTTCCTGCTCGATAACGTTGAAATAATTCCCCAACCTGCTGTGGTCGGATTGAAATGTAGAATTCACTGCCCAGAATTCGTAGAGGAACGGCGAAAGCCTGAGTAATTATTGTCAAATAACGTCGGCCAAATGGCTAAATAATTATCACTTCATTTCGGTTTAGaaggtaataaaaaaaatcccccccctttttttttaacccaagcAATAATCACCTGCTGATGAACTGTCGGATCGCTGTTCTATTGATATAATCTAGACGGGATTTATCATGAAAATGGTGCAAAAAGTCTCATTCAGGCGTGCAAATCtgcattcctttaaaaaaaaaataatcatccCTCTCTGACCAGATGGGCACTGGCTAAACCCTCGTCTCCCAGATTTAACACAGTCCGGATTTTGGACAACGACAGATACCAGAAATCTTTAATTGAAGGAGGCAAACCGTTAAAAGCACTGAACCAAACTAGTTTTTCATCAGTACAAAAAAAGAGGTATTTTTTAGACTCCTTCTCTATCGATTTACCTTGCTGGCTATAAATAACCTCGCAATGTATTATTTAACAAAGACGCTGTTTCCTgtcttaagagaaaaaaataaaagcgagagagaaaaaaattaaaaaaaaaaaaaaaaaagagagagagtgggaaaaaatagagagggggaaaaaataaaaagagaggagaaagttCTTCGGGAGGCGCGGAGCTGCTCCGCGCTCCCCTCCCGAGCggggtcccgcagcccccgcagcgcggctgccccgggctccgccggccccggctccccgcTAATTACCGTATCAGCAGCGCGGCACGATGAACTTTCCCTTTATCGCCCTAAATGCTTGCTCAGAGGAAGGAGAGCTGGCTGGGGCGCTGGGATTTCCCCCTCCGCGCATTCCCGCAGGATCGCGCTCCCCTCCCGTTCTGACCCTGCTTTCTGCGGGTCTCTGCAAATGCCCAACACTCTTCGctgtctttcttttctctctccctctctctttttcctttcttagtctttttttttggtttttttttttggttggttaggtggtggtgggggtttttgtttgttttttgggtttttttgttagtagatttttggcttatttttttgttttgttttaccaCCTTTAGGTGATGCAGATATCATCAACAGGGAAATAAATAGGGGCTTTCAGAGGCAGATGGTCCGGCTGCCAACGACTCCAGCCCTTCTCCCGGCTGCGGAAACCCAGCGCAGGTGCCACCGGCCCCGGCTCCGCTCCCCCCGGCTCggcccggctcggctcggccccgGTGGCAGCGACAGCCCCTGTCCGGCCGCCGCCCCGTCGGGGCTTCCCCGGCTGCAGCCCCCGCACGGCCTCGGCTCCGCACATCCACCTCCCTAAATTCCTCTCCCCACGGAGCCTCGAAGGCTGGGaagaagcagcaggacaggcCGTGGAGGCCGGGGATGCGGGAGCCAAGGGAAGCCCGAGGCCGGAGGCAGCCCaaccctcctttttcccccggAAAACGGGAGCTGCCCCTCGGTGCCGGGCAGGaccaggggctgggggctgaggGACAGCCAGGCCACCGcaaggcccggccaggccccgccgcccagcccggcccagctGAAGGAGGCTCTAAGGCCCCGCGGTTCCCCCGGGGAGATCACGGGCAGCCTCCGCACCGGGCAAACCCCGCACCGGGCAAACCCCGCACCGGGCAAACCCCGCGCCTGCCCGGGGTCCCTGCCCGGTGATCCCTGCCCAGGGGGCTCCGCTCTGCCCCGCAGCCGCACTTACAAAGCCATGCTTATCCGAGATGTTGTTGGTGAGCTTGAGCTTGTGAAAGGCAACAGGTTTGGCCATCCACTGCTCCCCCGTGGCCGGGCTGTCGGGGTGGATGTACATGCGTTTGGGCATCTCCGGGTCGGCCTTTCCGGCCACCATCCAGCGGGAGTTGTGGAACTTGTACCGGCAATCGTCGGCCGCCACTATATCCATCAGCAAAATGTACTTGGCCTTCTTGTCCAGGCCGCTCACCCGCACCTTGAACGGGGGGAACATCCTCCTGCGGAGAGACCCAGAGTGCTACAGGGctgcccccgcccgccgccgacCCCTGACGGCTGCGGCCCCAGCGAGAGCCCcgcaccgcccggccccggccccaccGAGCCCCCCGCACCGCCCggcccaggctgctgctccaaACCACCATCTTTTAGTTTAGTTCGCTGAGGATTGCCAGCCTTCCTCACGTGCCCCCTCTTCTCATCCCACTGTGCTGCCCACACCGTGgcagaaagcaaggaaaaagcTCAAAATTCCCATTTCGGGAAATAAGGGGCGAAAACATATCCTTGTTTTCCCCTATTTCTCTGCCCTTCGCCGACCCGCTTGCTCAGCACCCCCGGCTGCCTCCCCCGGGCCCGGGGCCACGGGCAGGGCCGGGGACGACCCCGGACGTGGGGAAAGTTTGGCAGAAGGGAAGGAAGCGGCGGAAACAACGGGAGCGGGGGATTCCGAGCGCTCAATTATCGTGCAAGAATTTAAATTCGGGATCGCGCTCGGAAAAGTAataatgggggggggggggggggggggggaagcggTGACGGGAAAGCTCGGAGAAGGGGGGAAACACCTCCGAAAAACTCCAGGGATCGAAACTCCCCGCGTTAATTCATGGGGACGGATGGGAAGCGGGATGGAGTGAGGGGCGAGGGCGCTGCGCGGCCGCGCAGGTGCGGGgcgggctgggggggctgcgCGGGGCTGTGCGGGCCCGGCTCTTACCTCCCAGACTTGGTGATCACCATCTCGGTGCCCAGCTTGTGAAACTGGTCCCAAAGCTCTTTGGCTTCCAGCGTTACTTTGGGGTCGTCCTCGACCTCCTCCTCGGGCTCCAGGCTTTTGAGCGAGCGCAGATGGGCGGCTTGGTGGTGGTGTCCCAGGGCCGAGACGTGCAGCCCGGCCTCGGCCGCCCCGGCCAGCCCCGGGTCCGGCATGGGCTTCGCCAGCGCCGCCGGAGGCAGAGCCAAAGCCGGGAAAAAGGACGGCTGGGCGGCTGCGAGGAAAGCGGACATGGGGAAGTCAGCCGGCCGGGGTGCGTGGAAGGGGTGGTAAGCCATGGCAGTCCCTGGGAAGGCTGGATCTCTCATCGGTGCATccacaaatccaggagaaaaAGAGGGATTCCCTTTACAAAAATgcgtgtgtgtgtatttgttggtttgttttttttttttccctctcctgcccAGCGAACTCGCTCGAGTCtctggaagaggaaggaaaatcagcaacacacacacacacactctccaaaaaaaaaaaaaaaaaaaaaaaaaaagcataaaaaaagaGGCGAAAAACAGCCGAACTAGATtcgggaaaaagaaaaaaacaaaaagaaaaaaaataagaaggaaaaaaaaaggaaaagcgaGGCAGTTCCCGGCTCCAGGGACTCCCGGTCTGCGGAGGGGAGACAGTAGGTccttattttttgttgttgttgttgttgcagcGAGGGAGAGCGAGCGAGGGAACGAGCCCTCCCAGGAAAGTCCTTCCCGACactaaaatagaaacaaaagcCGGGTCGGGCTGcgcggggctgcgcggggcgcggcggggcaggggcggccgcgctgccctcACACCCCCGCGGGCCCGGGCTGCgccccggcggggccggcccggcTCCGCGCTCCGCgctcggcgctggggctcgggCTGCTCATGGCCAAAGGAGCCGAGTGGGAACGGTGAGATCTTGTCCTGATCTCTGTAAAACTGTGACTATCTCACATGTCCTTCCTGCTCTGATCCGCTCGCTAATGAGCCAAGCCCCCTTGATTGCTGATTTTACGCGTTTCAGACCAATTGTGGATCTGCATAGGCGGGGTTTTGACAGC
This region of Aphelocoma coerulescens isolate FSJ_1873_10779 chromosome 19, UR_Acoe_1.0, whole genome shotgun sequence genomic DNA includes:
- the TBX2 gene encoding T-box transcription factor TBX2, with the translated sequence MLFFFFFFFFWRVCVCVLLIFLPLPETRASSLGRRGKKKKQTNKYTHTHFCKGNPSFSPGFVDAPMRDPAFPGTAMAYHPFHAPRPADFPMSAFLAAAQPSFFPALALPPAALAKPMPDPGLAGAAEAGLHVSALGHHHQAAHLRSLKSLEPEEEVEDDPKVTLEAKELWDQFHKLGTEMVITKSGRRMFPPFKVRVSGLDKKAKYILLMDIVAADDCRYKFHNSRWMVAGKADPEMPKRMYIHPDSPATGEQWMAKPVAFHKLKLTNNISDKHGFTILNSMHKYQPRFHIVRANDILKLPYSTFRTYVFPETDFIAVTAYQNDKITQLKIDNNPFAKGFRDTGNGRREKRKQLSLPSLRMYEEPCKPDRDGGESDASSCEPSAVRDALHSPVGALPSPLRLKGSGREEKPGADSDAEVEKVPEDRPVAAASPSGEDGTPRGSPRCLEERSKERHSPEKAKDGASPREGPGEGLFGTRGLEKDKVEGRRKETDPGKKDTEGGGLGKEAFAPLMVHTDSPPHLSAGHLQSLALSGLHGQQFFSPLGAGQPLFIHPGQFAMAPGAFSAMGMGHLLASVTGGGSLENGALSSAPGAAGTATPFPFHLSQHMLASQGIPMPTFGGLFPYPYTYMAAAAAAASAMPATSAAAAGPLSRNPFLGSSRPRLRFSPYQLPVTIPPSTNLLTTGLPTSLNPSSEGSKAGSSRESSPLPEVPLHKGGSQRPTASPKGSLKESLNELQNIQRLVSGLESQRELSPGRESPK